In one Suricata suricatta isolate VVHF042 chromosome 9, meerkat_22Aug2017_6uvM2_HiC, whole genome shotgun sequence genomic region, the following are encoded:
- the ISL2 gene encoding insulin gene enhancer protein ISL-2 codes for MVDIIFHYPFLGAMGDHSKKKPGTAMCVGCGSQIHDQFILRVSPDLEWHAACLKCAECSQYLDETCTCFVRDGKTYCKRDYVRLFGIKCAKCQVGFSSSDLVMRARDSVYHIECFRCSVCSRQLLPGDEFSLREHELLCRADHXXXXXXXXXXXXXXXGPLPGARGLHLPDPGSGRQPSLRPHVHKQTEKTTRVRTVLNEKQLHTLRTCYAANPRPDALMKEQLVEMTGLSPRVIRVWFQNKRCKDKKKSILMKQLQQQQHNDKTSLQGLTGTPLVAGSPIRHESAVQGSAVEVQTYQPPWKALSEFALQSDLDQPAFQQLVSFSESGSLGNSSGSDVTSLSSQLPDTPNSMVPSPVET; via the exons ATGGtggatattatttttcattatcctTTTCTGGGTGCTATGGGGGATCATTCCAAGA AGAAGCCCGGGACGGCCATGTGCGTGGGCTGCGGGAGTCAGATCCACGACCAGTTTATCCTGCGGGTGTCGCCCGACCTGGAGTGGCATGCCGCCTGCCTCAAGTGCGCCGAGTGCAGCCAGTACCTGGACGAAACGTGCACGTGCTTCGTGAGAGACGGGAAGACCTACTGCAAGCGGGACTATGTCAG GCTGTTCGGCATCAAGTGCGCCAAGTGCCAGGTGGGCTTCAGCAGCAGCGATCTGGTGATGCGGGCGCGGGACAGCGTGTATCACATCGAGTGCTTCCGCTGCTCCGTGTGCAGCCGCCAGCTGCTGCCTGGCGACGAGTTCTCGCTGCGGGAGCACGAGCTGCTCTGCCGCGCGGACCAC NNNNNNNNNNNNNNNNNNNNNNNNNNNNNNNNNNNNNNNNNNNNNGGCCCGCTCCCCGGCGCCCGCGGCCTGCATCTGCCAG ACCCCGGGTCGGGCCGGCAGCCCTCGCTGCGCCCGCACGTGCACAAACAGACGGAGAAGACGACCCGCGTGCGGACGGTGCTCAACGAGAAGCAGCTGCACACTCTGCGGACGTGCTACGCCGCCAACCCGCGGCCCGACGCGCTCATGAAGGAGCAGCTGGTGGAGATGACGGGCCTGAGCCCACGGGTCATCCGCGTCTGGTTCCAGAACAAGCGCTGCAAAGACAAGAAGAAATCCATCCTCATGaagcagctgcagcagcagcagcacaacgACAAGACG AGCCTCCAAGGACTGACCGGGACGCCCCTCGTGGCTGGCAGCCCCATCCGCCACGAGAGTGCTGTACAGGGCAGCGCAGTTGAGGTGCAGACGTACCAGCCACCGTGGAAAGCCCTCAGCGAGTTTGCCCTCCAGAGTGACCTGGACCAACCCGCCTTCCAGCAGCTG GTCTCCTTCTCGGAGTCTGGCTCGCTAGGCAACTCCTCCGGCAGCGATGTGACCTCCCTGTCATCGCAGCTCCCGGATACCCCCAACAGCATGGTGCCGAGTCCGGTGGAGACGTGA